The Euphorbia lathyris chromosome 2, ddEupLath1.1, whole genome shotgun sequence genome includes a window with the following:
- the LOC136220572 gene encoding methyl-CpG-binding domain-containing protein 7-like: MTETSKLSSAEIQDNWSIVKFETDEERNISLPSSKTAKTPKTAKTPKTEKTPRRPRSKSALTLERLKKILEEVEAISTTESPSILNSGSHYFSGTLFDLPSGWLVEQRPRTHENYVGKSDQYFYEACTGKQFRSMKAAREYISEQNQESSSSKLLQIEDGSTLNPSTDHEHEKKLNKSEEGEVKESNPLKEMEKKNKRKRGTPSTDQKHEKVSKSGKGKDEMQKRYKRKRANPSDFENPPASITWCLVKAEDNLWIPEVEDSSEDPYQLRDRWTQIFLSYLNDYPNPQ; encoded by the exons ATGACTGAAACATCAAAGCTATCATCTGCAGAAATTCAAGATAATTGGAGTATTGTAAAATTCGAAACAGATGAAGAGAGAAACATTTCTCTACCTTCTTCAAAAACAGCAAAAACACCCAAAACAGCAAAAACACCCAAAACAGAAAAAACACCCAGGAGACCAAGATCAAAATCTGCTTTAACATTGGAAAGATTGAAAAAAATATTGGAAGAAGTGGAAGCAATCTCTACAACCGAGTCACCCTCAATTCTAAACTCGGGTTCTCATTACTTTTCTGGAACTTTGTTTGATCTTCCGTCTGGATGGCTAGTCGAGCAAAGACCCAGGACACATGAGAATTATGTTGGGAAATCAGACCag TATTTTTATGAGGCATGTACCGGCAAACAATTCCGGTCAATGAAAGCAGCTCGGGAATACATTTCCGAACAAAATCAggaatcatcatcatcaaaatTACTCCAAATAGAAGATGGATCAACATTGAATCCAAGTACTGATCATGAGCATGAAAAG AAGTTGAACAAGAGTGAAGAAGGAGAGGTGAAGGAAAGCAATCcattgaaggagatggagaagaagaacaagaggaAGAGAGGAACTCCAAGTACTGATCAGAAGCATGAGAAG GTGAGCAAGAGTGGGAAAGGAAAGGATGAGATGCAGAAGAGGTATAAGAGGAAGAGAGCAAATCCAAGCGACTTTGAAAATCCTCCAGCATCTATAACATGGTGCCTTGTAAAAGCTGAAGATAATTTATGGATTCCAGAAGTTGAAGATAGCTCCGAGGATCCTTACCAACTTAGAGATCGTTGGACTCAGATCTTTCTCTCCTATTTGAATGATTATCCTAATCCTCAATAA
- the LOC136220378 gene encoding pectinesterase inhibitor 6 — protein sequence MKILVTKILIFTLFFSWVKNTISGDAYVRDACSVTRYQNLCIHSLASFSHTAKKSPSIWARAGVSVSIGEAKNVTQYLNRLKKQKSIKGRRNVIALSDCIECFGDTLDNLHRSLGILRKLDASEFDVQMGDVTTWLSAALTDEDTCLDGFEYDDPDSYTSKQIRGVRFKVSRVTYITSNALALVNKLASTGLGISIH from the exons atgaaaatattagtGACCAAAATTCTCATTTTCACCTTGTTTTTTTCATGGGTAAAAAACACAATTTCTGGTGATGCTTATGTAAGAGATGCTTGCAGTGTGACAAGGTACCAGAACTTATGTATTCATTCACTTGCATCCTTTTCACACACGGCCAAGAAGAGTCCAAGTATATGGGCGAGAGCTGGGGTTTCTGTAAGTATTGGTGAGGCAAAAAATGTTACCCAATATCTTAACAGATTGAAGAAACAGAAGTCCATCAAAGGCAGGAGAAACGTAATTGCGCTTTCTGATTGCATTGAATGCTTCGGAGATACTCTTGATAATCTTCACCG GTCGCTTGGGATACTTAGGAAACTGGATGCCTCAGAATTTGATGTTCAGATGGGGGATGTTACAACATGGTTGAGTGCTGCACTTACAGATGAAGACACTTGCTTGGATGGATTTGAATATGATGATCCAGATTCTTACACAAGTAAACAAATTAGAGGTGTTCGTTTTAAGGTTTCGAGAGTTACTTATATTACCAGTAATGCACTTGCTCTTGTTAACAAACTTGCTTCTACTGGTTTGGGGATTTCCATTCATTGA